A DNA window from Myxocyprinus asiaticus isolate MX2 ecotype Aquarium Trade chromosome 15, UBuf_Myxa_2, whole genome shotgun sequence contains the following coding sequences:
- the LOC127452571 gene encoding glycogen synthase kinase-3 beta-like, whose translation MSGSGRPRTSSFAEPPGVPGAAAAVAGSAIAGGSSSGKSGGAQASGGSSSAFGNLKLGRDSGKVTTVVATPGQGPDRPQEVSYTDIKVIGNGSFGVVYQARLIDSQEMVAIKKVLQDKRFKNRELQIMRKLDHCNIVRLRYFFYSSGEKKDEVYLNLVLDFVPETVYRVARHFNKSKTTIPVIYVKVYMYQLFRSLAYIHSQGVCHRDIKPQNLLVDPDTAVLKLCDFGSAKQLVRGEPNVSYICSRYYRAPELIFGATDYTSNIDIWSAGCVLAELLLGQPIFPGDSGVDQLVEIIKVLGTPTREQIREMNPNYTEFKFPQIKAHPWTKVFKPRTPPEAISLCSRLLEYTPVTRLSPLEACAHAFFDELRQPNARLPNGRELPQLFNFSPVELSIQPQLNSILIPPHARSQTSPASHEGSASDGPAQSSSAPGPLSNNT comes from the exons ATGAGCGGCAGCGGGCGGCCCAGGACAAGCTCGTTTGCTGAGCCTCCGGGGGTTCCGGGAGCCGCTGCAGCCGTCGCCGGATCAGCCATCGCCGGTGGAAGCTCTTCAGGAAAGTCGGGAGGCGCGCAGGCCTCAGGCGGGAGTTCGTCTGCTTTCGGAAACTTAAAGCTGGGCA GGGATAGTGGGAAGGTGACAACGGTAGTAGCCACGCCAGGGCAGGGTCCTGACCGCCCTCAGGAAGTCTCATACACGGACATCAAGGTGATCGGGAATGGTTCATTTGGGGTGGTGTACCAAGCTCGACTTATCGACAGTCAGGAGATGGTGGCTATAAAAAAGGTGCTTCAGGATAAGCGGTTTAAG AACCGTGAGCTACAGATAATGAGGAAGTTGGACCACTGTAATATTGTCAGGCTACGCTACTTCTTTTACTCCAGTGGAGAAAAG AAAGATGAGGTGTATTTAAATCTGGTGCTTGATTTTGTACCAGAAACCGTGTACAGGGTGGCACGCCACTTCAACAAGTCCAAGACCACCATCCCCGTTATCTATGTCAAA gtgtaTATGTATCAGTTATTTCGCAGCCTGGCGTATATTCATTCCCAAGGTGTCTGCCACAGAGACATCAAACCTCAGAATCTGCTGGTGGACCCAGACACAGCTGTACTCAAACTGTGTGACTTTGGCAG TGCAAAGCAGTTAGTTCGTGGTGAGCCCAACGTGTCGTACATCTGTTCCCGGTATTACCGTGCTCCTGAACTAATATTTGGAGCCACAGATTACACATCCAACATCGATATCTGGTCAGCTGGCTGTGTGTTAGCTGAGCTGCTGCTGGGGCAACCCATCTTCCCTGGTGACAGTGGAGTGGACCAGCTAGTGGAGATAATCAAG GTTTTGGGGACCCCCACAAGAGAACAGATCCGAGAGATGAACCCCAACTACACAGAGTTTAAATTCCCACAGATTAAAGCACACCCTTGGACAAAG GTGTTTAAACCGAGGACTCCTCCTGAAGCCATCTCATTGTGTTCTCGTCTGTTGGAGTACACACCAGTGACACGGCTCTCACCGCTGGAGGCCTGTGCACATGCCTTTTTTGATGAGCTGCGCCAACCCAATGCCCGTCTGCCTAATGGCCGAGAACTTCCCCAACTCTTCAACTTCAGCCCTGTGG AGCTGTCTATCCAACCACAGTTGAACTCCATTCTCATTCCTCCCCATGCTCGCTCGCAGACGTCACCTGCCTCACATG AGGGCAGTGCTTCAGATGGTCCAGCCCAGTCCAGCTCAGCACCGGGACCCCTGAGCAACAACACCTAA